From a region of the Alnus glutinosa chromosome 1, dhAlnGlut1.1, whole genome shotgun sequence genome:
- the LOC133858448 gene encoding protein ECERIFERUM 26-like codes for MSSKKGRVTVHSKLTVVSSKPIRPGTTHQLSTLDHAMGLHTLHIVFYYKDNLFESFDLDPIRESLSNVISLYPPVTGRLTRGDTGNWEVKCNDAGVRVRRATVGATLDEWLRSADGSEETDLTMWEDMPHDPHMWSPFQIQINEFEGGGVAIGLSCSHMHADTTSATLLFKSWAEAHLRKPLEHPPFFNPQALRGRPNPNTHAKSIKSHSTMSKPRLSSTATFKFSNSVIQRCLTEVHEDCPNATPFDLLAALFWTRVARLKGLKNDSEQYSLSICMDFRRQLQAPALPFGYFGNALHFSELSLKGGEIGQATLGHVVQSVHSHVLGIEPEEFWTVIDWFEARKGEGGEFAPPFRMYGPELTCISLEHMVVTSGVAGSPTTSSLIYAVTFDKDIKPVHVSYHVGNVEGEGLIVIMPSSEEGISRTVMVTLPEKELAELCEDQAILRLEPTMLLSGKT; via the exons ATGTCGAGCAAGAAGGGCAGGGTGACCGTCCACTCAAAGCTAACCGTAGTATCCAGCAAACCAATCAGGCCGGGCACGACCCATCAGTTATCTACGCTGGATCATGCCATGGGGCTCCACACCCTCCACATTGTCTTCTACTACAAGGACAACCTGTTCGAGTCCTTTGACTTGGACCCGATAAGGGAGTCCCTGTCCAATGTTATCTCTCTGTACCCGCCGGTTACTGGTCGGTTGACCCGAGGGGATACCGGTAATTGGGAAGTAAAGTGCAATGACGCTGGAGTTCGGGTCAGGCGTGCCACGGTGGGGGCCACCCTTGACGAGTGGCTGAGATCTGCTGACGGGTCGGAGGAGACGGATCTAACGATGTGGGAGGACATGCCCCACGATCCTCATATGTGGTCACCTTTCCAAATCCag ATAAATGAGTTTGAAGGAGGTGGTGTGGCAATTGGACTAAGTTGCTCACATATGCATGCAGACACAACCAGTGCAACCCTACTATTCAAATCATGGGCCGAGGCCCATCTAAGAAAACCCCTCGAGCACCCACCTTTCTTCAACCCACAAGCACTCCGTGGCCGACCAAATCCAAACACACATGCAAAATCAATTAAATCTCATTCAACCATGTCCAAACCACGTCTTTCCTCCACAGCCACTTTTAAATTTTCCAATTCAGTGATCCAGCGATGCCTCACTGAAGTCCATGAAGATTGCCCTAATGCCACTCCTTTTGATTTGCTAGCCGCACTCTTTTGGACACGTGTCGCACGTTTGAAGGGCCTTAAAAATGATTCCGAACAGTACTCCCTCTCAATTTGTATGGACTTCAGGAGGCAGTTGCAAGCTCCAGCACTCCCATTTGGGTATTTCGGCAATGCATTGCATTTTTCAGAACTGTCGTTGAAGGGAGGAGAGATTGGCCAGGCTACGTTAGGACACGTGGTGCAATCGGTGCACAGCCACGTGTTGGGCATTGAGCCGGAGGAGTTTTGGACAGTTATAGATTGGTTTGAAGCACGCAAGGGAGAGGGGGGAGAGTTTGCACCACCCTTTAGGATGTATGGCCCTGAACTCACATGTATTAGCTTGGAGCACATGGTTGTTACTAGCGGGGTGGCCGGGAGCCCCACAACGTCATCTTTGATATATGCGGTGACGTTCGACAAGGACATTAAGCCGGTTCACGTGTCGTATCACGTGGGGAATGTGGAGGGAGAAGGGTTGATTGTGATAATGCCTTCAAGTGAAGAAGGGATTTCAAGGACTGTTATGGTGACTTTGCCTGAGAAGGAGTTGGCAGAGCTATGTGAGGACCAAGCTATCCTGCGCCTGGAGCCAACAATGCTTTTGAGTGGGAAAACTTAG
- the LOC133869570 gene encoding probable aldo-keto reductase 1 translates to MAEANEVQIPRVKLGNQGLEVSKLGFGCMSLSGGYNSPLSDEDGISVIKYAFNKGITFFDTSDAYGPHSNEILLGKALKQLPREKIQIATKFGIQRMGSPHMIVKGSPDYARSCCEASLKRLDVEYIDLYYQHRVDRDVPIEETIGELKKLVEEGKVKYIGLSEASPDTIRRAHAVHPITAVQMEWSLWTRDIEEEIIPLCRELGIGIVPYSPLGRGFFGGKGVVESLASNSALLMHPRFQGDNLDKNKTIYTRIESLARKHQCTPAQLALAWVLERGDDVVPIPGTTKIKNLDDNVGSLKVKFTEADLKEIYDAVPIEEVAGSRSYQNMDRFQWKFANTPTKN, encoded by the exons ATGGCAGAAGCCAACGAAGTCCAAATTCCAAGAGTGAAACTGGGCAATCAAGGGCTTGAG gtCTCAAAGTTGGGATTTGGATGCATGAGCCTGTCCGGAGGCTACAATTCTCCTCTCTCCGATGAGGATGGAATCTCAGTAATAAAGTATGCTTTCAATAAGGGGATCACTTTCTTTGATACATCTGATGCTTATGGACCCCATTCTAATGAAATTCTACTTGGAAAG GCCTTGAAGCAGCTcccaagagagaaaattcaaatagcCACCAAATTTGGCATCCAAAGAATGGGATCTCCTCATATGATAGTGAAGGGTAGCCCTGACTATGCTCGCTCATGCTGTGAGGCTAGCTTGAAGCGTCTTGATGTTGAATACATTGATCTGTATTATCAGCATCGGGTAGACAGGGATGTGCCTATAGAAGAAACT ATAGGGGAACTTAAGAAACTGGTAGAAGAGGGAAAAGTCAAGTATATTGGTCTATCTGAAGCCAGCCCAGACACAATAAGGAGGGCACATGCTGTGCATCCCATCACTGCTGTACAAATGGAGTGGTCTCTCTGGACACGTGACATTGAGGAAGAGATAATCCCACTTTGCAG GGAACTTGGGATTGGAATTGTTCCATACAGTCCTCTTGGTCGTGGTTTTTTTGGCGGCAAAGGAGTTGTGGAAAGCTTGGCTTCAAACAGCGCCTTG CTCATGCATCCTCGGTTCCAAGGAGACAACTTGGACAAGAACAAGACCATTTATACTCGAATAGAAAGCCTTGCTAGAAAGCACCAATGCACTCCTGCTCAGCTAGCACTAGCATGGGTACTCGAACGAGGGGATGATGTTGTACCTATACCTG GGACAACCAAGATCAAGAACCTGGATGACAATGTTGGTTCTCTGAAGGTGAAATTTACAGAAGCAGACCTGAAAGAGATATATGATGCTGTACCCATCGAGGAGGTAGCTGGTAGTAGAAGCTATCAAAACATGGATCGTTTTCAATGGAAGTTTGCTAACACTCCGACGAAGAACTGA